TTCtgctttatttctttatttttatttaaaaaactaacTTTTCTCAGCCGGCGATGGTTTTAAGGATGATGGTTTACCTGAGACTGACTTTCAATTATCATTTGAAGTATTTTATTCATATCGGTGTGTAGGAAAACGTTCACTGTTGTAACAGCAAAAATATGATAAGATTACTCATATTTTAATATCTCACCtggttatttgtttttaaagggtCACATGAATAATTTCCATCTTAAATTGTACATCTGTAAATTACATCATAAACTCTACACTTATgtgctttttaaattttttgtctCACAAATAAATTCACTCATTTCTATTAATGAAAATGACTTAATCACAACATGTACTGCCTTTTTCAGGTTAAGATCATAATGAATAAAGCATTTTTTGTTGTCAAACATGCTtttattctgtcttgtttgtaCTGTAACCATAAATAACACacaaactaaatataaaatgtaagatataaaaaaacttaaattttctgTGTCATTGAGAAAGATCATTTTATCACATAAAAACATGTTCATGAATGAGTTTCTGTGAGAAATATCCTAATATCTGACATATAAAAGCAGTCATACTTGCTAAAAGCTTGTGTGTGTCGAACAGTAATGAGGAACAATCTCAAACGCtcattaaagcagaactaagtaactttttttaccttcataaatagttttcaaaGTCCTTACGAtagttaattgacttgtagtggtgtgtttgaggcgtccactaaccccctctggcacgccagaatacagcacttgcaagttgagctgcagcaACCCGATACAAACTCGCCAAAATGCTTTACGGCAATTCAATATacactcacctaaaggattattaggaacaccaTACTAATACGGTGTTTGACCCCCTTtcgccttcagaactgccttaattctacgtggcattgattcaacaaggtgctgaaaGCATTCTTTAGAAATGTTGGCCCATGTTGATAGGATAGCATCTTGCAGTTGATGGAGATTTGTGGGATGCACATCCAGGGCACGAAGCTcccgttccaccacatcccaaagatgctctactgggttgagatctggtgactgtgggggccattttagtacagtgaactcattgtcatgtccaagaaaccaatttgaaatgattcaaactttgtgacatggtgcattatcctgctggaagtagccatcagaggaTGGGTACATGGTGGtgataaagggatggacatggtcagaaaCAGTGCTCAGGTAGGCCGACATTTAAACGATGTCCAATTGGCACTAAGTGGcctaaagtgtgccaagaaaacaaCATCCCCcgcaccattacaccaccaccaccagcctgtacagtggtaacaaggcatgatggatccatgttctcattctgtttacgccaaattctgactctaccatctgaatgtctcaacagaaatcgagactcatcagaccaggcaacatttttccagtcttcaactgtccaattttggtgagcttGTGCAAATTGTAGCCTCTTTTTTCCTATTTGTAGTGGAGATGAGTGGCACCCTGTGGGGTCTTCTGCTGTTGTAGCCCATCCCCCTCAAGGTTGTGCGTGTTGTGGCTTCACAAATGCTTTGCTGCATACCTCGGTTGTAGCGAGTGGTTATTTCAGTCAAAGTTGCTCTTCTATCAGCTTGAATCAGTTGgctcattctcctctgacctctagcatcaacaaggcattttcaccCACAGGACTGCCGCATACtggatgtttttcccttttcacacCATTCTATGTAAACCCTAGAAATGGTTGtgcgtgaaaatcccagtaactgagcagattgtgaaatactcagaccagcccatctggcaccaacaaccatgccacgcTCAAAATcgcttaaatcacctttctttcccattctgacattcagtttggagttcaggagattgtcttgaccaggaccacacccctaaatgcattgaagcaactgccatgtgattggttgattagataattgcattaatgagaaattgaacgggtgttcctaataatcctttaggtgagtgtACACATAGTGACCTCACACAGTATGATCTCACTTCGATCATACCAAACGACATGTATGTCATCATCAGTCATAGCGGAGCCACTAAAAAACAGAGGAAACCATTGTCCGAAGATACTAGGAAGAGAAAACGTCAACTAGACCAAGAGAGAGCTCATTCTCGAGTCAACCTTGGACAAGCTTTTACGGAATTGCGTCAACTGAAACAGAGCGAAGGACTTCAAACCGATTCTGATGTGGCTTTTATGGTGTTGAACTTGTAAGTAACCTTGCCaaacaactttattttcttACTGTTTCCATTAGATCTATTGTTATTTCATGTCCTTCGAGATATAGCCACTGTTATGTCATGTACTTAGCTTATGCAAGCATGCTAATTCACCTGCTATGTTACTAAGTGGTGGGATTGATGAGTGTTTCTCTATTTGTCATGTACGGGCTTTATGTGAGACAACTGCAGTTCACCCGGTAGTTTCAATAGTATAGTAAATTCCCaaaatattgtttacattgcGTAAGCGACTGGCTTCACTTTAGACCAATACAAGATTTCAAAGCTTATGCCAAGGCATGCGTTGCTCCTGACTGTTGTCCAAGTTGAGTATTCATATCCTTTTGAAAGATTTACATACTATTGACAGTGTACtacgctggtgagcgttgtagtccagagctgcgcttggagcaTTTacaacagtgtgattcactgaaggaacctgcagggggagcttcgcaaatcctgcttagttctgctttaaaggcagggtaggtaaaaaatgtataaaaaactttttcaaaatttgtttaaaatttatatatatatcaatacataattaaaatgtaagtactctgaaaaagaaagtataaaaatcaagtgtctgtagacctctcaagactgttttaaagacagctcattatttccattcactccaccccctcccttctgggctccttccaaagccacgcccccaAAACGTATGAACGCACGACTCCGACCACTGAGCTAGAAGACGCATTATTTACCTGAGACATGCGGAGAGGAAGGAGCACAATGCATGTAGTGACATCATGTCAGAAtcacatgtaataaaaataactttataattatgaagataaacaaacaagatgtattttagtactcactatcaagctagcatattgatattggtaaagtttaaaatatatattttttgattcgctaacgagctagttatctataaggcaaagctaaaaacaggttgcatgatacacgtttttccattaccatcatttacactgtgataaagatgaattttgtgtaagattcataacatatacgttgttctacagataaacagagtaacatacactcaaatatcaactcacaactgcattgcagacacaaaataataacacacacatccggttcaacgctgctgcctgtctgctgtctgacctacgctcggagcttcatggagtttatcctaaatccttctctttattcctattcacataatataactttcttatttttcactagattacttaacctattgcatagtattattaaacggaacgatttattactagcaatccaccagcgtaatcacctagtgttagccatagcctgctagctaccgtctactttcttttttcctttaaaccaaccttccttgtcgattgaatggcggatttatccgatgtatgttattctgatctgtcctcgccagatcgggaagctgtggagacgttgctgcccggcattcatcgatccaccgcgaggtacagcgtcccgcacatcaccctcgccccaggcaccggcaagcaaccgagacatccagccagcgagtcccgtgtgcgttgcagtttttcggacggcgttcatcaaacacacggtcagtcatgtccgacgattaccatgtgtattaaatgcaacatgtacagcttagctctttctgtcagcagtgagacttacacatgtgataaatgcagggatattgtcaggctgacagagagaatctcagaattagagacacgcatccaaactttaattgaggatagtgagaatgaaagggccttagatactgctttggatgcgactagcctagtaaacactgcacattcggttccggttgtagaagccacgcagcaggctaactgggtgactgtgaggcggcataatggcaagaacaaacaccactcttccattccgattagaacatcaaacaggttctccccactcagtgaagcacccactgagaatcctgttgaaagtgccctagttattggcgattctattacacggaacgtgaaaacagagacaccagccaccatagtcacatgtttgccgggggccagagcacctgacatcaaagcgaatttaaaagtgctggctaatgctaaacgtaaatattctaaaatcattatccacgtcggcacaaatgatgttcgacttcgccagtcggagatcactaaaattaacattaaagaggtgtgtgaactcgcaagtacaatgtcaggagaagtaatttgctCTGGTCCCCTTCCTTTttgtcggagtgatgagatagttcatcactcaatggctggctgtctaagtggtgtccgcagaataatataggttttatagacaattggaaaagcttttggggcagacctgatctgttgaaaagagatagtattcatccctcccgggatggtgctgctcttctatctagaaatttggcaaatagtcttagagctgaaacatgaaaAACCAgagcccagatcaggacgcagacaaactggctaaaccgaccgtctgctagccgcctcacgtcacagaactcaaataattcacagcacatagaaactctttcacctagatattatcacatagagactgtgtctgtacctcgaactagtaaatacaaaaaacttccaaaaccttttaagggtaaaaattttattgatgttcaaaaaatgaaaatcacagataaatccgataaacaaatgataaagcttgggttactgaatattagatctatttcttcaaaagcacttattgtaaatgaaattatcacagacaataaactagaattgctgtgtttgacagaaacctggctaaaaccagacgattacattactttaaatgaatctagtcctcaaggttatgattatcgacacaatcctcgacagaaaggcaaaggagGAGGTGTtcctgtaatttatagtaatatattcagaacaattcaaaacaatttcaaatataattcctttgaagtgatggtgctttatgtaacattatgtaagttgacatttgtgctggctactgtatacaggccaccagggcaccatactgactttatcaaagaatttgctgagtttctatcagagttagtactggctgcggataaagtccttgttgttggtgattttaatatccatgtagataataataaagacgcatttggattggcatttgcagacattttaaactctattggagttagacaacacgtgtcaggacccactcattgtcgtaatcataccctagatctaatactgttgcatggaattgatattgatgctgttgaaattctacagcagagcgatgatatatcagatcattatttagtcttgtgtataatacaattagccaaggctgcaaaaccaccacccagccataaatattgtagaacaatcacgtctatcactaaagattgctttataaataatctccccgagcagtttcatcgccttagtatacctgacaacttagaagaactcgatgctgcaacagaaactattggctctctcttttccagcatattagatgcagtcgctcctttacgtctaaagaagattaaggaaactaatccaacgccgtggtatgatgagcacactcgggccctaaaacgagctgttagaaaagctgaacgtagttggaagaaaacaaaactagaagtttttcgcctttcgtggaaagaaaaaatgattgagtacagaacagccataagaaatgctagatctacttatttttcaaatctcttaatcgaaaacaaacataatcctaggtatttatttgacacagtggctaaattaactagaaacagagattcaactgctgacatttccaaagagcacagcagtaatgactttatgaacttctttacttgcaagattgacaatattagagagaaaattataaacatgcaaccgtctacagtttcgcttcagacagtgcactgtagtgtccctgaggtaaaactagaatcattcgccgctataggagaggaagaattatctaaacttatcaaatcatcaaaataaactacatgtatgctagacccaatgccgactaaactactgaaagaaatgcttccagaggtcgtaggtccacttcttgatataattaattcatctttaacactaggatacgtgccaaaaacctttaagcaggctattataaaacctcttattaaaaaacctcaactagatccgagagatttagtaaattacaggccaatatcgaatctaccttttctgtcaaagatactagaaaaggcagtttcaacacaactgtgctcctttttagaaagaaatggaatctgtgaggatttccagtcaggatttagaccaaaccatagtactgagactgctctcgttagagttacaaacgatctactcctatcatccgatcgtggctgtatttctctattagtgttattagatctcagtgctgcttttgacactatcgatcataccattcttttaaaaagacttgaaaactatattggcattagtggaattgctttggcatggttcaaatcgtacctatctgaccgttatcagtctgtagtagttaatgaagagatgtcgtatcgatcacaggttcaatatggagtaccacaaggctcagtactaggaccgttgcttttcactctgtacatgctgcccttaggagagataattaggaagcatggtgttagttttcactgctacgctgacgatactcagctctatatttcctcgcgccctgacgaaacctacaaattcacaaaactaacagaatgcatagctgacattaaaaaatggatgacaagaaatttcttattattaaattcagaaaaaactgatatcctaatctttggaccaaaaactttgCACCCCTTGAACTGGtgatggtgttttttttttgtttttttttttctttaatttgcTTATTTGTTTGTCCAAGAATTATAATTGTAGAGGTCTATTTGAGTCATTCTTTGTTAATGTTTCCagccaaactttttttttttttttttttaacagaaaagTGAGAATTCTCCAGAGCCAAAACAGCTTGACGTACAGTCCGAAGTCCTCCAAACACAGGTTTTTAGTTGTATGATTCAAAACTccatataaatattgaaatgcACGTGTACACATCTCTTGAACTGGTGACTTTCCATTTTGTGTTCTGTCTTACATACAGTTTTAGAAATGATCCCTctctccctttttttttttttttttcaggatgttTGGGAGAAGGCTGACAGTGTAGTCTGTAGTTCATCAGATGGTGACATTGACTCAAACTGTGCCACAACTGAAAAGGTTAATTATACATTTCTATCCATTGCTGATTAACTGTTATATGTGAGGAATAGAACGTttaattttcactttttcaTGTTTCTGTCCCATGAAGAGTTAtttgctaaaaatataaaaggacAGCAATCATTATAAAGAGACTTGGTCAAAagtaaaaaagaataaaaattcttatttgCAGTCACACATTATTTAGGTCTATTTTAGTATTCTCCGATGAATTATATTTAATGCATAGCAAAATGCTTACTAATTTtctaaattgatttaaaaattgTCACACTTAAAATTAGGTTGTAGTTTGTGAGCACAATTGTAAGCTAATGAACAGGGAAGTAAGCTTAATGTTAACTTTTTGGtaatctgtttttttgttttttggtaatgctaatgttttttttatttattttttttattcctgtATTACAGATTTGTGATGAGGCTtccacacacagcagtgaggaTGATGAACACTTTACATGTTCTTTGCCATGTCagccttctttcttttttattgaaAGAAGAGAATGGCAAGAACTAAGGCAACATCAAAAGGGCAGACTTTTTCAAGGTCTCCAGTGGACCAACATCATTGCCAAGGGAATAAAATCTGTTCATCCTTACTGCAGCTTTGGTTTTAAGAGACACCGTGTAAAAACCCTGCGGTCGAACACACTTGCTCCAGTTTTTACATGGGTGTGGGTTACTGTTGTTTTGAAAACTGCCCAGTCACTGTGCATGTTGAAGTGGCTGATGAACACACCCTAAAAGCAGCAGTGGTCTTCTCTGGAGGTGCTGTCCATCATAACACCAAGGAGCTGCATAGAAGACCAGTGCGTGCAAGTGCCAGGCAGTCAACTGCAGAGGTCCTTAAAAACAAATTACCTCGGAGCTTCTATCTGGAGTCTTTGGAAAAAATTCCACCGATAGTAATTGACTCTGGTTGCAGGGATGACGCTCCATCTAAGCAAGTTCTGAAAACTATTGCGTGgagtgagaagaaaaaaaaacagacttcATTCTGATGAGCTTGTAAGTCTGAAGAGCATTGTTGACCAACAGCGTGGCACAGACTATGATGTTCTGCAGAGGGTAATGATGCACCCTAAAGGCATAATGCTCTGGTCAAGGAAGACACACTCCATCTTCTTCAAAAGGTGCAAGGAGGACATTGTATACCTGGATGCCACAGGTAGCATAATTCCACAAGAGAAAGCAAGTCCACCGTACTATGTGTATGAGCTCATAGTCCGAAATCCATCTAAGGGTGCATCACCATTACCCGTGGCAACCTATGTCACATGCGACCATACCACATCCTCTGTGACCTACTTCTTACAAGCTTTTCAGACTGATCTTGTAAGGATGCATGGAAATGGAGCAAACAAAAGGCTGGCTATGATCACATGTGATGGCTCCCTTGTGCTTATGCAGTCCATTGCCATAACATTCTGCAAAACTGGTCTGGAGGATCTGCTGAATAAATACTTCCTCCTCATCAGTGGGCAATATCCTGGAGACAAATTTGACCTCCCGATTCTTCACCGATGTTTAAGCCACATCATGAAGAATGCCAAGGATCTCTGCAAGAAAGGGTACATAAGAGTATAATTTATGTTGcatttgaaattaaatgcatGATTATAATTGTGTTTTGATTTCTTTTTGCAGAATTCCCCAACACTACAAGCTTGGGATGTACACATTCGGGCTCCTTGCGTGTTGCACTACACTGAAGGAGATGGATGAGGCACTTTCAAGTTCAGCAGTCATCTTTTGCAGTCCCTGCAATGGACCAAATGTTGCAAAGCACTACCAACATCTGCAGTTGCTTATGCAGCAAAGGGGGACATATGAACTTGATGACAAAAACATCATTGCTGAAGACTACAAGGTATTAGaatgttaatattagttttttttttttttccagcacaAGGCCTCATAGTTGTAACTCattcagtattaaaaaaaaatctaattctgTGTATGaacttattaaacacattaattaGTGAAAAATTAGTGTTAAATGGAATAAATGATTAGTAATGTATTATGATGTAAACATTTGAACTGTCTCAAATGAGAAATACTGCTTTTCAGCATGATGTTGGAACAACACCTCTCATGAACCATTTCCAGGGAATAATCAATGGTGCATTGCTTGACCTTGATGGTGAATGCAACATTTATTATGCTCCAGCATTTATCTCCAGTTTGGCAAAAATATTTCCTTCCGCATGCCACTCTGTGGTCTGGAATGATGCTAGGTAGGTTTGAGTCATTGGTTTAGGACGACAAATTATTCAA
The window above is part of the Chanodichthys erythropterus isolate Z2021 chromosome 3, ASM2448905v1, whole genome shotgun sequence genome. Proteins encoded here:
- the LOC137007103 gene encoding uncharacterized protein isoform X1, with translation MMHPKGIMLWSRKTHSIFFKRCKEDIVYLDATGSIIPQEKASPPYYVYELIVRNPSKGASPLPVATYVTCDHTTSSVTYFLQAFQTDLVRMHGNGANKRLAMITCDGSLVLMQSIAITFCKTGLEDLLNKYFLLISGQYPGDKFDLPILHRCLSHIMKNAKDLCKKGIPQHYKLGMYTFGLLACCTTLKEMDEALSSSAVIFCSPCNGPNVAKHYQHLQLLMQQRGTYELDDKNIIAEDYKHDVGTTPLMNHFQGIINGALLDLDGECNIYYAPAFISSLAKIFPSACHSVVWNDARGSRTSRDGPCVPSTK